A genome region from Chengkuizengella sp. SCS-71B includes the following:
- a CDS encoding rod shape-determining protein — protein MFGSFVKDLGIDLGTANTLVFLKGKGIVVREPSVVAVHTESKTIVEVGDAAKKMLGRTPGSIKAERPMKDGVIADFETTSAMIKAFMKRAQKQRFLFPKHPNVMICVPSGVTAVEKRAVEDAARQAGAKEAYTIEEPFAAAIGADLPVWEPTGSMVVDIGGGTTEVAVISLGGIVTDRSVRVAGDEMDDSITQYIKRKYSLMIGERTAESIKMEIGSATEAEKSESMEIRGRDLITGLPKTIEITANEVTKALKDTVDKIIEAVKGTLEKCPPELAADIMDRGIILTGGGGLLRNLDKKLTQETGMPVIVADNPLDCVAIGTGRALEEIHLFRDKKNKGRNKR, from the coding sequence ATGTTTGGCAGCTTTGTTAAAGACTTAGGAATTGATTTGGGAACAGCAAATACACTTGTATTTTTAAAGGGGAAGGGGATCGTTGTTAGGGAGCCTTCAGTTGTTGCTGTACATACGGAATCTAAAACGATTGTTGAAGTAGGGGACGCAGCAAAAAAAATGCTCGGTAGAACACCAGGTAGTATAAAAGCAGAACGTCCAATGAAAGATGGAGTTATTGCTGATTTTGAAACGACGTCTGCAATGATTAAAGCTTTCATGAAGAGAGCTCAAAAGCAAAGGTTTTTATTTCCAAAACATCCTAACGTTATGATTTGTGTTCCATCAGGGGTAACCGCAGTTGAAAAAAGAGCAGTGGAAGATGCGGCACGTCAAGCTGGAGCAAAAGAGGCATACACAATTGAAGAACCATTTGCAGCTGCAATTGGTGCTGATTTACCAGTATGGGAACCAACAGGCAGCATGGTTGTGGATATTGGTGGTGGAACAACGGAAGTAGCAGTGATCTCATTAGGAGGAATTGTAACTGATCGTTCCGTTAGAGTTGCTGGGGATGAGATGGATGATTCCATAACACAATATATTAAAAGAAAATATAGTTTGATGATAGGTGAAAGAACAGCCGAGTCTATTAAGATGGAAATTGGATCTGCAACTGAAGCAGAAAAATCTGAATCAATGGAGATTCGCGGTCGTGATTTGATTACAGGTTTGCCTAAAACAATAGAGATAACTGCAAATGAAGTTACAAAAGCCCTGAAGGACACCGTTGATAAAATAATCGAAGCAGTAAAAGGAACCTTAGAAAAATGCCCTCCTGAGCTTGCAGCCGATATAATGGATCGTGGTATTATATTAACTGGTGGTGGCGGTTTGTTGAGGAATCTAGATAAAAAATTAACTCAGGAAACAGGTATGCCAGTCATTGTTGCTGATAACCCGCTTGATTGTGTTGCAATAGGTACAGGTAGAGCTT
- the radC gene encoding RadC family protein gives MSHLSQILRNVPEKDRPRERMLQYGAQVLSNAEIIAILLRTGSFDESAITLAQKVLKKFGGLRHLVDASTEQLIEMKGIGPAKALQIQAGIELGRRLAKSKLEHHITIRSPEDAAKYMMEDLRYLQKEHFICLFLNTKNQLIAQETLSMGSLNASIVHPREVFRAAIKRSSASIICVHNHPSGDPTPSPEDIEITNRLLEAGQVIGIEVLDHLIIGDQNFISLKERGLM, from the coding sequence ATGTCACATTTGTCACAAATCCTCAGAAATGTACCAGAAAAAGATAGACCTCGTGAACGCATGCTTCAATACGGTGCACAGGTTTTAAGTAATGCAGAGATTATAGCTATATTGTTAAGAACGGGTTCCTTTGATGAATCTGCAATAACATTAGCTCAAAAAGTACTGAAAAAGTTTGGTGGTTTGCGTCATTTGGTTGATGCTAGTACAGAACAATTAATTGAGATGAAGGGGATCGGTCCAGCAAAAGCGTTACAAATTCAAGCTGGAATTGAACTTGGCAGAAGGTTAGCCAAAAGTAAATTAGAACATCATATCACAATCCGATCGCCAGAAGATGCTGCAAAATATATGATGGAAGATTTACGATATTTGCAGAAGGAGCACTTTATTTGTTTATTTTTAAATACAAAGAATCAACTGATAGCACAAGAAACGCTTTCGATGGGAAGTTTAAATGCATCTATAGTTCATCCTAGGGAAGTTTTTCGTGCAGCTATAAAAAGAAGTAGTGCTTCAATTATTTGTGTTCATAATCACCCAAGTGGTGATCCGACTCCAAGTCCTGAGGATATTGAAATAACGAATCGTTTGTTAGAAGCTGGGCAGGTGATCGGTATAGAGGTTCTTGATCATTTAATTATTGGTGATCAAAATTTTATTAGTTTGAAAGAAAGAGGACTTATGTAA
- a CDS encoding Maf family protein, translating to MKILNNKHLILASSSPRRQELIRSLNLPYTICVSDVDETLTEILTPVEVVKVLSTKKATAVFEKKQSKNKHGIIIGADTIVVKDGRIFGKPKDKSDAISMLLQLQGTAHEVYSGIACIDSDSGKIIVESQKTIVNMKPLKIEQIERYVNTGEPMDKAGSYAIQGLGATMVDSIEGSYFNVVGLSLSLLSEMLGEFGIEVI from the coding sequence TTGAAAATTTTGAATAATAAACATCTTATCCTAGCCTCTTCTTCACCTCGAAGACAAGAATTAATTCGTTCTTTGAACTTACCCTATACAATTTGTGTGAGTGATGTTGATGAAACTCTGACAGAAATATTAACACCTGTTGAAGTGGTAAAAGTTTTATCAACAAAAAAAGCAACAGCTGTGTTTGAAAAAAAGCAATCCAAGAATAAACATGGAATTATTATTGGTGCAGATACAATTGTTGTAAAAGATGGACGAATATTTGGGAAACCAAAAGACAAGAGCGATGCGATATCAATGTTGCTCCAGCTTCAAGGAACAGCACATGAAGTATATAGTGGTATTGCTTGCATAGATTCAGATTCAGGCAAAATAATAGTTGAATCTCAAAAAACGATAGTAAATATGAAGCCTCTAAAGATTGAACAGATTGAACGTTATGTTAATACTGGAGAACCTATGGATAAAGCTGGTTCGTATGCTATTCAAGGTCTTGGTGCAACCATGGTGGATTCTATAGAGGGTTCATATTTTAACGTAGTTGGTCTATCGCTTTCTTTGTTAAGTGAAATGTTAGGTGAGTTTGGAATTGAAGTGATATGA
- a CDS encoding DUF4321 domain-containing protein: MKKNSFVLIIFLLIGLLTGSIIAQLLEPVPALYFLTKSSQITWEPSADLGFLSYDFNFQVKLNIANILGLALAFWLYRKL, encoded by the coding sequence ATGAAAAAAAATAGTTTTGTATTAATTATTTTTTTGTTGATAGGATTATTAACAGGGTCTATTATTGCTCAACTTTTAGAACCCGTACCTGCATTATATTTTTTGACCAAATCCTCACAAATCACATGGGAACCTTCAGCAGATTTAGGTTTTTTATCATATGATTTTAATTTCCAGGTTAAACTAAATATTGCAAACATCCTAGGATTAGCTTTAGCTTTTTGGTTATATCGTAAATTATGA
- a CDS encoding N-acetylmuramoyl-L-alanine amidase — translation MEKCKHTVIFLMILFVIFPNYAQALKVVLDAGHGGKDPGALGVNGLKEKDVNLDISFKVKNILEERGHEVVLTRENDTYISLQDRVKLTNQQNADLFVSIHANAHHDPSIKGSLVIYYNNQYPDKDYPASTAMSVLTPYSKTLAQSVLNGLITEAETKDLGLMSKAVYVARMGSIPSILVETAFLSNEEDAARLFDESERQKMAIGIANGIETFEPITFWDALDHWAITSIIRLQDNDLIFGYNNSYEPNRSLTRAEFLAMMDRIFYFTSDKAPEDEQTTQDPHDNLSDEQQTPTTEENTESTQENNLEEETESSEESDVSDQEKNNHEQNNTNTDSNETNDEESTSDNTSESDSNQQTKVETKDFKDLSTDHWAFKIIHEAVNNGYILGYPDETIRPNEPISRAEVSVIFNRIWNENETEATEATFLYEDVSEGKWYAESVYLLKELSLLNGITETKFGPERNMTRAELAVMVDRFLY, via the coding sequence ATGGAAAAATGTAAACATACCGTTATTTTCTTGATGATTCTTTTTGTGATTTTTCCAAATTATGCTCAAGCTTTGAAAGTGGTCCTAGATGCTGGTCATGGTGGGAAAGATCCAGGTGCATTGGGTGTTAATGGACTGAAAGAAAAGGATGTTAATCTAGACATCTCATTTAAAGTAAAAAATATTTTAGAAGAGCGTGGACATGAGGTTGTTTTAACGAGGGAAAATGATACATACATAAGCTTGCAAGATAGAGTAAAATTGACAAATCAACAAAATGCAGATTTATTTGTATCAATTCATGCAAATGCTCATCACGATCCATCCATTAAAGGCAGTCTAGTAATCTACTATAATAACCAATATCCAGATAAGGATTACCCTGCTAGTACAGCAATGTCTGTCTTAACACCCTATAGTAAGACACTGGCGCAATCCGTATTAAATGGACTGATAACCGAAGCCGAAACGAAGGACCTTGGTTTAATGTCCAAAGCTGTTTATGTCGCTCGCATGGGCTCAATTCCAAGTATTTTAGTAGAAACCGCTTTTTTAAGCAATGAAGAAGATGCTGCTAGATTATTTGACGAAAGTGAAAGACAAAAAATGGCCATAGGGATTGCAAACGGAATTGAAACATTTGAACCCATTACATTTTGGGATGCTTTAGATCACTGGGCGATAACGTCTATCATTCGACTTCAGGATAATGATCTAATCTTTGGATATAACAATAGTTATGAGCCAAATCGATCATTAACCAGAGCTGAATTTTTAGCGATGATGGATCGTATTTTTTATTTTACAAGTGACAAAGCCCCTGAAGATGAGCAAACAACACAGGATCCACATGATAATTTGAGCGATGAACAACAAACTCCTACTACAGAAGAGAATACAGAGTCAACTCAAGAAAATAACCTGGAAGAAGAAACAGAGTCATCTGAAGAAAGTGATGTATCAGATCAAGAAAAAAACAACCATGAGCAAAATAATACAAACACAGACTCAAATGAAACCAATGATGAAGAATCAACATCAGATAATACAAGTGAGTCTGATTCTAATCAACAAACAAAAGTAGAGACAAAAGACTTTAAAGATCTATCCACTGATCATTGGGCTTTTAAAATCATCCATGAAGCAGTGAATAATGGTTATATTCTAGGGTATCCAGACGAAACGATTCGACCTAATGAACCTATTTCTAGAGCTGAGGTTTCGGTTATTTTTAATCGCATTTGGAATGAAAATGAAACGGAAGCCACGGAAGCAACGTTTTTATATGAAGATGTTTCAGAGGGAAAGTGGTACGCTGAGTCTGTATATCTGTTAAAAGAACTTTCTCTTTTAAATGGAATAACAGAAACCAAATTTGGACCTGAGCGTAATATGACCCGTGCCGAATTAGCTGTTATGGTTGATAGATTTTTGTACTAA
- a CDS encoding 4'-phosphopantetheinyl transferase family protein, with protein MKIVAVKIDSEIEHSLYIDLLRNLPKEKQVRLNKFRNKMDADRSLLGEILIRTEIMNVTNVKNLEIVFQKNSYGKPILLNKPQLHYNITHSGNWVACAIDCSTIGIDVEKISPIDYTIADRFFSKQEIMDLTKKEEPEKLKYFFDLWTLKESYIKADGRGLSIPLDSFSIRKTNNTIKMMTENSLKEVFFKQYEIDDMYKCSVCALNNQFPVEPRVLSLLDTCHNFLNHIDHNH; from the coding sequence ATGAAAATCGTGGCTGTAAAAATAGATTCAGAGATTGAACATAGTTTATATATTGATTTATTAAGAAACCTACCTAAAGAAAAACAAGTTCGATTAAATAAATTTAGAAATAAAATGGACGCCGATCGGTCATTACTAGGTGAAATTTTAATTCGAACTGAAATTATGAATGTAACAAATGTTAAAAACCTTGAAATTGTATTTCAAAAAAATAGCTATGGCAAACCAATCTTATTGAACAAGCCACAACTTCACTATAATATTACTCACTCTGGTAATTGGGTGGCTTGTGCGATTGATTGTTCAACTATTGGTATAGATGTAGAGAAAATTTCTCCAATTGATTACACAATCGCTGATCGGTTTTTTTCAAAACAAGAAATAATGGATTTAACAAAAAAAGAAGAGCCTGAAAAATTAAAATATTTTTTTGATCTTTGGACTCTAAAAGAAAGTTATATCAAAGCGGATGGCAGAGGATTATCTATCCCTCTCGATTCATTTAGTATTCGTAAAACGAATAATACTATAAAGATGATGACAGAAAACTCTCTGAAGGAAGTATTTTTTAAACAGTATGAAATAGATGATATGTATAAATGTTCAGTATGTGCATTAAACAATCAATTTCCTGTTGAACCACGTGTGTTATCTTTATTAGACACTTGTCACAATTTTTTGAATCATATAGATCACAATCATTGA
- a CDS encoding thioesterase II family protein, with translation MMKLFCLPYAGGSSAIYSKWKRHFNQSIEIVPIELAGRGTRIGESFYESLNEAVEDVYKLISGQIDSTPYALFGHSMGSKIAYELYYKIKNLDHNEPEMIFFSGSPAPHSKKTDKEQVHLLPNDEFKRKVLELGGTADEIFDNRQLAELFVPIIRGDYKIVETYEYKQKQIKINCKTVVLYGLQDKYIDIIKEWDELTEQPSTYHFINGGHFFIQDHMEKTIKAVGSHTAK, from the coding sequence ATGATGAAGTTATTCTGTTTACCATACGCTGGTGGCAGCTCTGCTATATATAGCAAATGGAAAAGGCACTTTAATCAATCTATTGAAATCGTTCCAATTGAGTTAGCTGGTAGAGGCACTAGAATAGGTGAATCTTTTTACGAGAGTTTAAATGAAGCTGTGGAGGATGTCTATAAATTGATAAGCGGACAGATAGATTCTACACCATACGCTCTATTTGGACATAGCATGGGAAGTAAAATTGCTTATGAATTGTATTATAAGATAAAAAACTTGGATCATAATGAACCAGAAATGATCTTTTTCTCTGGAAGTCCTGCCCCACATTCAAAAAAAACAGACAAGGAACAAGTTCATTTATTACCGAATGATGAATTTAAAAGAAAAGTGTTGGAACTTGGAGGAACTGCTGATGAAATTTTTGATAATCGTCAATTAGCAGAGCTTTTTGTTCCAATTATTCGTGGAGACTATAAAATTGTAGAAACGTATGAATATAAACAAAAACAAATTAAAATTAATTGTAAAACAGTTGTATTGTATGGTCTGCAAGATAAATATATAGATATTATTAAGGAATGGGATGAACTTACTGAGCAGCCTTCAACTTACCATTTCATAAACGGAGGGCACTTCTTTATCCAAGATCATATGGAAAAAACGATAAAAGCCGTTGGAAGTCATACAGCCAAATGA
- a CDS encoding type II CAAX endopeptidase family protein, with protein sequence MKKYLLMIANLAAYLGATYFVFELLVLYLYNNFEWFVTFFERNIPLYLIFITSVTFLLFLFIFYIKKIFLKENYKSIWSVCNFSMINRKQMFLFTLIGLAGTLWFISFMKITYFGERFPDLESYMEVFSRSDNFFYVFIGVGIVGVLFEEILFRGLVFNEFNKVMPFPIALILNAIVYGYFQPSPIIMFTGFMLGILYGLVYFKTKSIWSSIWIGIVLNVSMFTFRELKINDAIGKLPDWVLVLTMISSFLFILISVIYLFKSESLSNNNITPANKLELQG encoded by the coding sequence ATGAAAAAATATTTGTTAATGATTGCGAATTTAGCTGCTTATCTAGGAGCAACTTACTTTGTCTTTGAACTATTGGTTCTATACTTATATAACAATTTTGAATGGTTTGTTACTTTCTTTGAAAGAAATATTCCACTTTATTTAATTTTTATAACGAGTGTGACATTTCTACTATTTCTATTTATTTTTTATATTAAAAAAATCTTTCTCAAGGAAAATTATAAAAGTATATGGTCCGTATGTAATTTTTCCATGATTAATAGAAAACAAATGTTTTTGTTCACTCTCATTGGTTTGGCAGGAACTTTATGGTTCATCAGCTTTATGAAAATAACATACTTTGGGGAAAGATTTCCAGATTTAGAATCATATATGGAAGTGTTTTCTAGATCGGACAACTTTTTTTATGTGTTTATCGGAGTTGGGATTGTAGGTGTTTTATTTGAAGAAATACTATTTAGAGGTTTGGTATTTAATGAATTTAATAAAGTGATGCCCTTTCCAATTGCTTTAATCTTAAATGCAATAGTATATGGATACTTTCAACCAAGTCCAATTATTATGTTTACAGGATTCATGTTGGGGATTTTATATGGATTAGTTTATTTCAAAACGAAATCTATCTGGTCGTCTATATGGATTGGTATCGTGCTGAATGTGTCTATGTTTACATTTAGGGAATTAAAGATAAACGATGCAATAGGGAAATTACCAGATTGGGTATTAGTGTTAACCATGATTTCTTCTTTCCTATTTATATTGATTTCTGTGATTTACTTGTTTAAAAGTGAGTCACTCTCAAATAATAACATAACTCCTGCAAATAAATTGGAATTGCAAGGATGA